One Streptomyces sp. SAI-135 DNA segment encodes these proteins:
- a CDS encoding SAM-dependent methyltransferase: MERPAWAPRSIDISVPSVARIYDFYLGGSHNFEADRAAARKAMEHVPGLPKIMQANRAFMRRAVRFAVDQGITQFLDIGSGIPTFGNVHEVAQSASPGARVVYVDHDPVAVAHSRAVIADNPDADVVAADLRKPQEILESAEVRRLIDPNRPVAVLLVAILHFVEDTDDPQGAVAELRDAFAPGSLLVLTHAAYEGIPLSQEQVQGAMDVYEDIRNPLIMRSHHEIARFFEGYDMVEPGLVPMPRWRPESENWNPDDEDPWAFSQFGGVGRTA; the protein is encoded by the coding sequence ATGGAGCGTCCCGCCTGGGCTCCCCGGAGCATCGACATCTCGGTGCCGAGCGTGGCGCGTATCTACGACTTCTACCTGGGCGGTTCGCACAACTTCGAGGCCGACCGGGCGGCGGCCCGCAAGGCCATGGAGCACGTACCGGGGCTGCCGAAGATCATGCAGGCGAACCGGGCGTTCATGCGCCGTGCCGTGCGCTTCGCGGTCGACCAGGGCATCACGCAGTTCCTCGACATCGGCTCCGGCATCCCCACCTTCGGCAACGTCCACGAGGTCGCCCAGAGCGCCAGTCCCGGCGCCCGGGTCGTGTACGTCGACCACGATCCGGTGGCGGTCGCGCACAGCCGGGCGGTCATCGCGGACAACCCGGACGCCGACGTCGTCGCGGCCGACCTCCGCAAGCCCCAGGAGATCCTGGAGAGCGCCGAGGTCCGGCGGCTGATCGACCCGAACCGTCCGGTGGCGGTGCTTCTCGTTGCCATACTGCACTTCGTGGAAGACACGGACGACCCCCAGGGAGCGGTGGCCGAGCTGCGCGACGCGTTCGCGCCCGGCAGCCTGCTGGTGCTCACCCATGCCGCCTACGAGGGCATCCCGCTGTCGCAGGAGCAGGTCCAGGGCGCGATGGACGTGTACGAGGACATCCGCAACCCGCTGATCATGCGCTCGCACCACGAGATCGCACGGTTCTTCGAGGGGTACGACATGGTGGAACCCGGACTGGTGCCGATGCCGCGGTGGCGGCCGGAGTCGGAGAACTGGAACCCCGACGACGAGGATCCGTGGGCCTTCTCCCAGTTCGGCGGCGTGGGGCGGACGGCGTGA
- a CDS encoding EAL domain-containing protein produces the protein MSAEPDGPEDRLRRFATIWSRAVFPVTSTSATRPEFEEQLLPLARRLSEALAARTVDTDAGRAVGAALVGAHCTDPEALTRSLDCVDAYLVLYCGGDGDREDLRSRSARLQHAMAAGFAQALRERTLAEQEAIAQAALEAQGVVAQALHATEARFRAVFEGAAIGIGIADLDGNVLQVNGALLRMFGITDQTMRGRNVREWTHPDDAPQTWTLYDELVRGEREHYHLEKAFYRPDGTVLWTNLTVSLLRDADGVPQYQLALMEDTTERRLLNLRLRYEATHDALTGLPNRTLFFERLEKALSAGEGQRFGLCYLDLDGFKTINDSLGHAAGDRLLVEVADRLQSCATAPGEMVARLGGDEFVALTTGPDTESEVDDLAARIMNVLLAPVRIDGRELTVRGSIGIVEGPAGERGPAEVLRSADITMYRAKSAGGNRFELADPEADARAITRHGLTTQLPAALDRGEFFIEYQPLVHLGDGSVRGAEALVRWLHPQHGVLGPDRFIPLAEHTGLIVPLGRWVLEQSVRQARAWRERYGENTAGGPLRINVNLSPCQLSHPGLVQDTVDILERAGVSPDALCLEVTESALIGADDDLLKPLRRLAEMGVDIALDDFGTGYSNLANLRRLPVSVLKLDRSFTQSMQQFPADPVDLKIVEGIVSLAHGLDLAVTVEGVETGAQAEQLRILGCDTAQGWYYARPGPPERLHELALVDATG, from the coding sequence GTGAGCGCGGAGCCGGACGGCCCGGAGGACAGACTGCGCCGGTTCGCGACGATCTGGAGCCGGGCCGTGTTCCCGGTGACGTCGACGTCCGCGACCCGGCCGGAGTTCGAGGAGCAACTGCTGCCGCTCGCCCGCCGGTTGAGCGAGGCACTCGCGGCCAGGACCGTCGACACGGACGCGGGCCGGGCGGTCGGCGCCGCCCTCGTCGGCGCGCACTGCACCGACCCGGAGGCGCTGACCCGCTCCCTGGACTGCGTCGACGCCTATCTGGTGCTCTACTGCGGCGGTGACGGCGACCGCGAGGACCTGCGGTCCCGGTCCGCACGCCTCCAGCACGCCATGGCCGCCGGGTTCGCGCAGGCGCTGCGCGAGCGGACGCTGGCCGAGCAGGAGGCCATCGCGCAGGCCGCGCTGGAGGCGCAGGGCGTGGTGGCGCAGGCGCTGCACGCGACCGAGGCCCGCTTCCGGGCGGTGTTCGAGGGCGCGGCCATAGGAATCGGCATCGCCGACCTCGACGGCAACGTCCTCCAGGTCAACGGGGCCCTGCTGCGCATGTTCGGCATCACCGACCAGACGATGCGCGGCCGGAACGTGCGGGAGTGGACCCACCCCGACGACGCACCCCAGACCTGGACGCTCTACGACGAACTCGTCCGCGGCGAGCGCGAGCACTACCACCTCGAAAAGGCCTTCTACCGCCCGGACGGCACGGTCCTGTGGACCAACCTGACGGTCTCCCTGCTGCGGGACGCCGACGGCGTCCCGCAGTACCAGCTGGCCCTCATGGAGGACACCACCGAGCGCCGGCTGCTCAACCTCCGGCTGCGCTACGAGGCCACGCACGACGCCCTCACCGGGCTGCCCAACCGCACCCTGTTCTTCGAACGCCTGGAGAAGGCCCTCAGCGCGGGCGAGGGCCAGCGGTTCGGCCTGTGCTACCTCGACCTCGACGGCTTCAAGACCATCAACGACAGCCTCGGCCACGCGGCCGGCGACCGGCTGCTCGTCGAGGTCGCCGACCGGCTCCAGTCCTGTGCGACCGCGCCGGGCGAGATGGTGGCCCGCCTCGGCGGTGACGAGTTCGTGGCGCTGACCACCGGTCCCGACACCGAGAGCGAGGTGGACGACCTCGCGGCGCGCATCATGAACGTGCTGCTCGCCCCGGTTCGCATCGACGGCCGGGAGCTGACCGTGCGCGGCAGCATCGGCATCGTCGAGGGCCCGGCGGGGGAGCGGGGCCCCGCGGAGGTGCTGCGCAGCGCCGACATCACGATGTACCGGGCCAAGTCGGCGGGCGGCAACCGCTTCGAGCTGGCCGACCCGGAGGCCGACGCCCGCGCCATCACCCGGCACGGGCTGACCACACAGCTGCCCGCGGCCCTTGACCGTGGCGAGTTCTTCATCGAGTACCAGCCGCTGGTGCACCTCGGTGACGGCAGTGTGCGGGGTGCCGAGGCGCTGGTGCGCTGGCTGCACCCGCAGCACGGCGTCCTCGGGCCCGACCGGTTCATCCCGCTCGCCGAGCACACCGGGCTGATCGTGCCGCTCGGCCGCTGGGTCCTGGAGCAGTCGGTGCGGCAGGCCCGCGCATGGCGAGAACGGTACGGCGAGAACACCGCGGGCGGACCGCTCCGCATCAACGTCAACCTCTCGCCCTGCCAGCTCAGTCACCCCGGCCTGGTGCAGGACACGGTGGACATCCTGGAGCGCGCCGGGGTGTCCCCCGACGCCCTCTGCCTCGAAGTCACCGAGTCGGCCCTCATCGGCGCCGACGACGACCTGCTCAAACCGCTGCGCCGACTCGCCGAGATGGGCGTCGACATCGCCCTGGACGACTTCGGCACCGGTTACTCGAACCTGGCGAACCTCCGCCGCCTGCCGGTCAGCGTCCTCAAGCTGGACCGCTCCTTCACCCAGAGCATGCAGCAGTTCCCCGCCGACCCGGTCGACCTCAAGATCGTGGAGGGGATCGTTTCGCTCGCCCACGGCCTGGACCTCGCGGTGACGGTCGAGGGCGTCGAAACCGGCGCGCAGGCCGAGCAGTTGCGGATACTGGGCTGCGACACGGCCCAGGGCTGGTACTACGCCCGCCCGGGCCCGCCGGAGCGACTGCACGAGCTGGCCCTGGTGGACGCGACGGGCTGA
- a CDS encoding LysR substrate-binding domain-containing protein, with product MQFQQLQYFVAVAETRHFTRAAEAVHVAQPSLSQQIRALERELGADLFTRARGNITLTDAGEALLPLARRILADADTARHEVQELVQLRSGRVRLGATPSLCTGLLPDVLRAFHDRYPGIRLLIEEGGSHDLVRLLARGALDLALVVLPLPTPSPALTTVELLREDLVVVSSPEAPAPGGPGRRTVRVADLESEPLVMFRHGYDLRELTVAACRAEGFEPDFAVEGGEMDAVLGFVRAGLGVAVVPRMVATRSGRGLRVTPLARPGLHRTIALAHRSDVAPPRAARELQRMLLER from the coding sequence ATGCAGTTCCAGCAGCTCCAGTACTTCGTGGCGGTCGCCGAGACCCGGCACTTCACCCGTGCCGCCGAGGCGGTCCATGTCGCCCAGCCCTCGCTGTCGCAGCAGATCCGGGCCCTGGAACGGGAGCTCGGGGCGGACCTGTTCACGCGGGCACGCGGCAACATCACCCTCACCGACGCGGGCGAGGCCCTGCTGCCGCTGGCCCGCCGCATCCTGGCCGACGCGGACACGGCCCGGCACGAGGTGCAGGAACTGGTGCAGCTGCGCAGCGGCCGGGTCCGGCTCGGCGCCACCCCGAGCCTGTGCACCGGTCTGCTGCCGGACGTGCTGCGCGCCTTCCACGACCGCTATCCCGGCATCCGCCTGCTGATCGAGGAGGGCGGCTCCCACGATCTCGTACGGCTGCTCGCGCGCGGCGCCCTCGACCTGGCCCTGGTGGTCCTCCCGCTGCCCACGCCGTCCCCGGCGCTGACGACGGTGGAACTGCTGCGGGAGGACCTGGTCGTCGTCTCCTCGCCGGAGGCCCCGGCACCGGGCGGTCCGGGCCGGCGCACCGTGCGCGTCGCCGACCTGGAGAGCGAACCGCTGGTGATGTTCCGGCACGGATACGACCTGCGCGAGCTGACCGTGGCAGCGTGCCGCGCGGAGGGTTTCGAACCGGACTTCGCCGTGGAGGGCGGGGAGATGGACGCCGTCCTCGGCTTCGTACGGGCCGGGCTCGGCGTGGCCGTCGTGCCGCGCATGGTGGCCACGCGCTCCGGACGGGGGCTGCGGGTCACCCCGCTCGCCCGGCCCGGACTGCACCGGACCATCGCCCTGGCCCACCGCAGCGACGTGGCTCCACCTCGCGCGGCACGGGAGTTGCAGCGCATGCTGCTGGAACGCTGA
- a CDS encoding succinate dehydrogenase, translating into MARTVWDSSVGKKTVMAVSGLIMLLYLVVHMIGNLKIFFGAGEFNHYAHWLRTVGEPFMHYEWTLWLIRIVLVVAVVAHAVSAYQLSRRDIRARPGKYVHRKPRASYATRTMRWGGIILGLFVVWHILDLTTGTVHSGGFQEGRPYQNVVDTFSTWYGNVVYIVAMLALGLHVRHGFWSAAQTLGVGSRTRDRALKAVANVLALLLTAGFIAVPVGVMTGVVS; encoded by the coding sequence ATGGCACGCACCGTGTGGGACAGCTCCGTCGGCAAGAAGACCGTGATGGCGGTCAGCGGACTGATCATGCTGCTGTACCTGGTCGTCCACATGATCGGCAATCTGAAGATCTTCTTCGGGGCGGGTGAGTTCAACCACTACGCGCACTGGCTGCGCACGGTCGGCGAACCGTTCATGCACTACGAGTGGACGCTCTGGCTGATCCGGATCGTGCTGGTCGTCGCCGTGGTCGCGCACGCCGTCTCCGCCTACCAGCTCAGCCGCCGGGACATCCGGGCCCGGCCCGGCAAGTACGTCCACAGGAAGCCCCGGGCGAGCTACGCGACGCGCACCATGCGCTGGGGCGGGATCATCCTCGGCCTGTTCGTCGTCTGGCACATCCTCGACCTGACGACGGGCACCGTGCACTCCGGCGGCTTCCAGGAGGGCCGGCCCTACCAGAACGTCGTGGACACCTTCTCCACCTGGTACGGCAACGTCGTCTACATCGTCGCGATGCTCGCCCTCGGCCTGCACGTCCGCCACGGCTTCTGGAGTGCCGCGCAGACCCTCGGCGTCGGCAGCCGCACCCGCGACCGGGCCCTCAAGGCCGTCGCCAATGTCCTCGCACTGCTGCTCACGGCCGGCTTCATCGCCGTCCCCGTGGGTGTCATGACCGGAGTGGTGAGCTGA
- a CDS encoding fumarate reductase/succinate dehydrogenase flavoprotein subunit — protein sequence MTYVDYTTGAPLTDGKAPSGPVNERWDKRRFEAKLVNPANRRKHTVIVVGTGLAGGSAGATLAEQGYHVVQFCYQDSPRRAHSIAAQGGINAAKNYRNDGDSIHRLFYDTVKGGDFRARESNVHRLAQISVEIIDQCVAQGVPFAREYGGLLDTRSFGGVQVSRTFYARGQTGQQLLLGAYQALSRQIAAGNIEMHPRTEMLDLIVVDGRARGIVARDLITGRISTYFADAVVLASGGYGNVFYLSTNAMNSNATAIWRAHRRGAHFANPCFTQIHPTCIPRTGDHQSKLTLMSESLRNDGRIWVPKAKGDTRPPNEIPEDERDYYLERIYPSFGNLVPRDIASRAAKNVCDEGRGVGPGGQGVYLDFADAIERMGRGAVEAKYGNLFDMYQRITDEDPYEVPMRIYPAVHYTMGGLWVDYDLQTTVPGLFAIGEANFSDHGANRLGASALMQGLADGYFVLPATINDYLARNPHQDPVTDEHPAVQEVLAETEDRINLLLAVDGDRTPDSFHREVGELMWEFCGMARSDTGLRKALERIPQIREEFWRRIKVPGTGEEFNQSLEKANRIVDYLELAELMCLDALHRAESCGGHFREESQTPDGEAARRDDEFAYAAAWEFTGTGEAPVLHKEDLVFEYVHPTQRSYA from the coding sequence ATGACCTACGTCGACTACACGACCGGCGCGCCGCTGACCGACGGCAAGGCGCCCTCCGGGCCCGTCAACGAGCGGTGGGACAAGCGCCGGTTCGAGGCCAAGCTCGTCAACCCCGCCAACCGGCGCAAGCACACGGTGATCGTGGTGGGCACCGGCCTCGCGGGCGGCTCCGCGGGCGCGACCCTCGCCGAACAGGGCTACCACGTCGTGCAGTTCTGCTACCAGGACTCCCCGCGCCGCGCCCACTCCATCGCCGCGCAGGGCGGCATCAACGCGGCCAAGAACTACCGCAACGACGGCGACTCGATCCACCGGCTGTTCTACGACACCGTCAAGGGCGGCGACTTCAGGGCGCGCGAGTCCAACGTGCACCGCCTGGCGCAGATCTCGGTCGAGATCATCGACCAGTGCGTGGCGCAGGGCGTGCCCTTCGCGCGGGAGTACGGCGGTCTGCTCGACACCCGCTCCTTCGGCGGGGTCCAGGTCTCCCGGACCTTCTACGCCCGCGGCCAGACGGGACAGCAGCTGCTGCTCGGCGCCTACCAGGCCCTCAGCAGGCAGATCGCCGCCGGGAACATCGAGATGCACCCGCGCACCGAGATGCTCGACCTGATCGTCGTCGACGGACGGGCGCGGGGGATCGTGGCCCGCGATCTCATCACCGGCCGGATCAGCACCTACTTCGCGGACGCGGTGGTGCTGGCCTCCGGCGGCTACGGCAACGTCTTCTACCTGTCGACGAACGCCATGAACTCCAACGCGACCGCGATCTGGCGGGCCCATCGCCGCGGCGCCCACTTCGCCAACCCCTGCTTCACACAGATCCATCCGACCTGCATCCCGCGCACCGGCGACCACCAGTCCAAGCTCACGCTGATGAGCGAGTCGCTGCGCAACGACGGCCGGATCTGGGTGCCGAAGGCCAAGGGTGACACCCGTCCGCCGAACGAGATCCCCGAGGACGAGCGCGACTACTACCTGGAGCGCATCTACCCCTCCTTCGGCAACCTGGTCCCGCGGGACATCGCCTCCCGCGCCGCGAAGAACGTCTGCGACGAGGGGCGCGGAGTCGGCCCCGGCGGTCAGGGCGTCTACCTGGACTTCGCCGACGCGATCGAGCGGATGGGGCGGGGGGCCGTCGAGGCCAAGTACGGCAACCTCTTCGACATGTACCAGCGGATCACCGACGAGGATCCGTACGAGGTGCCGATGCGGATCTACCCGGCCGTGCACTACACGATGGGCGGGCTGTGGGTCGACTACGACCTCCAGACCACCGTGCCCGGCCTGTTCGCGATCGGCGAGGCGAACTTCTCGGACCACGGGGCGAACCGCCTGGGCGCCTCGGCGCTGATGCAGGGCCTGGCCGACGGCTACTTCGTCCTTCCGGCGACCATCAACGACTACCTCGCCCGCAACCCGCACCAGGACCCGGTGACCGACGAGCACCCCGCCGTGCAGGAGGTGCTGGCGGAGACCGAGGACCGGATCAACCTGCTCCTCGCCGTCGACGGCGACCGTACGCCGGACTCCTTCCACCGCGAGGTCGGCGAACTCATGTGGGAGTTCTGCGGGATGGCCCGCTCCGACACGGGACTGCGCAAGGCGCTGGAGCGCATCCCGCAGATCCGCGAGGAGTTCTGGCGGCGCATCAAGGTCCCGGGCACCGGCGAGGAGTTCAACCAGTCCCTGGAGAAGGCCAACCGGATCGTCGACTACCTGGAGCTCGCCGAGCTGATGTGCCTGGACGCACTGCACCGCGCCGAGTCCTGCGGCGGTCACTTCCGCGAGGAGTCCCAGACGCCCGACGGCGAAGCCGCCCGCAGGGACGACGAGTTCGCCTACGCGGCCGCCTGGGAGTTCACCGGCACCGGCGAGGCGCCCGTCCTGCACAAGGAAGACCTGGTCTTCGAGTACGTCCACCCCACCCAGCGGAGCTACGCATGA
- a CDS encoding succinate dehydrogenase/fumarate reductase iron-sulfur subunit translates to MKLTLRVWRQKNADADGAMSTYEVDGISSDMSFLEMLDTLNEELILRGEDPVAFDHDCREGICGACSLVINGDAHGPERTTTCQLHMRSFSDGDTIDIEPWRAAAFPVIKDLVVDRSAFDRIIQAGGYITAPTGSAPEAHATPVPKPDADFAFEHAECIGCGACVAACPNGAAMLFTSAKVNHLNVLPQGAPERETRVLDMVEQMDEEGFGGCTLAGECATACPKGIPLVSITSMNKEWLRATRKVGKR, encoded by the coding sequence ATGAAGCTCACCCTGCGCGTCTGGCGCCAGAAGAACGCCGACGCCGACGGAGCGATGTCCACGTACGAGGTGGACGGCATCTCGTCCGACATGTCCTTCCTGGAGATGCTGGACACCCTCAACGAGGAGCTCATCCTGCGCGGTGAGGACCCCGTCGCCTTCGACCACGACTGCCGCGAGGGCATCTGCGGCGCCTGCTCGCTCGTCATCAACGGCGACGCCCACGGGCCCGAGCGGACCACCACCTGCCAGCTGCACATGCGGTCCTTCTCCGACGGCGACACGATCGACATCGAGCCGTGGCGGGCGGCCGCGTTCCCGGTGATCAAGGACCTGGTCGTGGACCGCTCGGCCTTCGACCGGATCATCCAGGCCGGGGGATACATCACCGCGCCCACCGGATCGGCCCCGGAGGCGCACGCCACGCCGGTGCCCAAGCCCGACGCCGACTTCGCCTTCGAGCACGCCGAGTGCATCGGATGCGGGGCGTGCGTGGCCGCCTGTCCCAACGGCGCGGCGATGCTGTTCACCTCGGCGAAGGTGAACCATCTGAACGTGCTGCCGCAGGGTGCCCCCGAGCGGGAGACCCGGGTGCTGGACATGGTGGAGCAGATGGACGAGGAGGGCTTCGGCGGCTGCACGCTGGCCGGTGAGTGCGCCACGGCCTGCCCCAAGGGCATCCCCCTGGTCTCCATCACGAGCATGAACAAGGAGTGGCTGCGGGCCACACGGAAGGTGGGGAAGCGGTAG
- a CDS encoding GNAT family N-acyltransferase, whose translation MTGVSTLDRPSQSVAPTRYTVTLARDENDVRAAQRLRHDVFAGEMGALLTTPEPGLDVDGFDAYCDHLLVRDTTTGQVVGTYRLLPPERAAVAGRLYSESEFDLAPLDAIRPGLVEVGRSCVHPDHRDGAVIGLIWAGIARYMVDRGHEWLAGCCSIPLADGGALAAGTWDRVRAKYLAPEEFRVRPLLPWEPAEGTPAARTELPPLLRGYLRLGAWVCGQPAHDPDFGVADMYVLLSMRRVNARYLRHFLSLVPA comes from the coding sequence ATGACCGGCGTTTCCACCCTCGACCGACCGTCGCAGAGCGTCGCCCCCACCCGCTACACCGTCACCCTGGCCCGCGACGAGAACGACGTACGGGCCGCGCAGCGGCTGCGGCACGACGTGTTCGCCGGGGAGATGGGCGCCCTCCTGACCACCCCGGAACCGGGCCTCGACGTCGACGGCTTCGACGCCTACTGCGACCACCTGCTCGTCCGCGACACCACGACCGGCCAGGTCGTCGGTACCTACCGGCTGCTGCCCCCGGAGCGCGCCGCGGTCGCCGGACGCCTGTACTCGGAGAGCGAGTTCGACCTGGCGCCGCTCGACGCGATCCGCCCCGGGCTCGTCGAGGTCGGCCGCTCCTGTGTGCACCCCGACCACCGCGACGGAGCCGTGATCGGCCTGATCTGGGCCGGGATCGCCCGCTACATGGTGGACCGCGGCCACGAGTGGCTGGCCGGCTGCTGCTCGATCCCGCTCGCCGACGGCGGGGCGCTCGCGGCCGGAACCTGGGACCGGGTGCGCGCCAAGTACCTGGCTCCCGAGGAGTTCCGGGTACGACCGCTGCTGCCCTGGGAGCCCGCGGAGGGCACACCCGCCGCCCGCACCGAACTGCCCCCGCTGCTGCGCGGTTACCTCCGCCTCGGCGCCTGGGTCTGCGGACAGCCCGCCCACGACCCGGACTTCGGGGTCGCCGACATGTACGTGCTGCTGTCGATGCGCCGGGTCAACGCCCGCTATCTGCGGCACTTCCTCTCGCTGGTCCCGGCCTGA
- a CDS encoding lysophospholipid acyltransferase family protein — MSVWLPSAPCTPGACLERTGPAAAVPRAVLRLLALTAVLLAGIALLPVGHRVPAGAVRWWCRAVVRASGVRVRLSGAAAPTGGVLLVANHISWLDIPLMAAVRPASMLAKSEIRQWPVAGRLTARSGALFIERDRLRALPETVTRIADALRGGGAVAVFPEGSTWCGRAQGRFRRAVFQAALDAGVPVQPVSLRYRLTDGGSSTAPAFVGDDSLPASVWRVVSARGLTAEVEVPSPIPPHTHPDRRSLARTAQSSACQGRTGEHTDRSSPIA, encoded by the coding sequence ATGAGCGTCTGGCTGCCCAGCGCGCCCTGCACCCCGGGGGCGTGCCTGGAGCGGACGGGCCCGGCCGCGGCCGTACCCCGGGCCGTGCTGCGGCTCCTCGCGCTCACCGCCGTGCTGCTCGCCGGGATCGCGCTGCTCCCGGTCGGCCACCGGGTGCCGGCCGGCGCGGTGAGGTGGTGGTGCCGGGCGGTGGTGCGGGCCTCGGGGGTCCGGGTCCGGCTGTCCGGCGCCGCCGCGCCCACGGGCGGGGTGCTCCTGGTCGCCAACCACATCTCCTGGCTCGACATCCCGCTGATGGCCGCCGTGCGCCCGGCCAGCATGCTGGCCAAGTCCGAGATCCGGCAGTGGCCGGTGGCGGGACGGCTGACGGCCCGCAGCGGCGCCCTGTTCATCGAACGGGACCGGCTGCGTGCCCTCCCGGAGACGGTCACCCGCATCGCCGACGCGCTGCGCGGGGGCGGCGCGGTCGCCGTCTTCCCCGAGGGAAGCACCTGGTGCGGCCGCGCCCAGGGCCGGTTCCGCCGCGCGGTGTTCCAGGCGGCCCTGGACGCCGGGGTGCCCGTCCAGCCGGTGAGCCTGCGCTACCGGCTCACCGACGGCGGATCCAGCACGGCCCCCGCCTTCGTCGGCGACGACTCGCTGCCGGCCTCGGTGTGGCGGGTGGTGTCGGCACGGGGACTGACGGCCGAGGTGGAGGTCCCGTCCCCGATCCCTCCGCACACCCACCCCGACCGCCGCTCCCTGGCCCGCACGGCACAGTCGAGCGCGTGCCAGGGCCGGACGGGCGAGCACACGGACCGATCGTCTCCGATCGCCTGA